A window of the Juglans microcarpa x Juglans regia isolate MS1-56 chromosome 5D, Jm3101_v1.0, whole genome shotgun sequence genome harbors these coding sequences:
- the LOC121264357 gene encoding uncharacterized protein LOC121264357, which translates to MSMVWIALKNSLDCRKLQLPSGVHDPEADGNPSTSEKRPGRSRCLGSISNLREKPLGCSARTPWSSESLNPVTHKIVLDDPTTCETKTGPLCVSHKDRDRGRDIGPTFVGNLRPWTTDHSHRVPHFKPSGPTSSIRTHGGSIIFDDGGGGIHICSKVRRSNETDYNGSSTSICQMCGEKFRKLDAIEGHRLSKHAVIELGEGDSSRKIVEKICQKSWLKTENNCRRMERVLKVQNMPKNVSCFEEHRETMKIKASRLPKRHPRCLVDGNELLMFYGTTVVCSLGMNNDSCSLCTLDNCGVCQALRHGFFAKKECNGGLGVFTTSSSERALESIETDEADRSVRKALMVCRVVAGRVHKPGESIQDMTASGFDSLARKMGSHSNVEELYVLNPQAILPCFVVIISKGSFV; encoded by the exons ATGTCAATGGTTTGGATTGCTCTGAAGAATTCGTTGGATTGCCGAAAGTTACAACTCCCGTCGGGTGTGCATGATCCAGAAGCCGATGGTAATCCGAGCACTTCGGAAAAAAGGCCAGGCAGGTCTAggtgtctaggatccatatcaaaTCTGAGAGAGAAGCCACTAGGTTGTAGTGCAAGGACCCCATGGAGCAGTGAATCCCTCAACCCTGTGACCCATAAAATAGTCCTTGACGACCCAACAACATGTGAAACTAAAACTGGTCCGCTTTGTGTTTCCCATAAAGATAGAGACAGAGGAAGGGATATTGGTCCAACTTTTGTGGGTAACCTAAGACCATGGACCACTGACCATAGCCATAGGGTGCCCCATTTTAAGCCTAGCGGGCCTACTTCCTCCATTAGGACCCATGGTGGTTCTATTATCTttgatgatggtggtggtggtattCATATATGTTCAAAGGTTAGAAGATCAAATGAGACAGATTATAATGGTTCTTCAACTTCAATTTGCCAAATGTGTGGGGAGAAATTCAGAAAATTGGATGCTATTGAAGGACATCGTCTTTCCAAGCATGCAG TAATTGAACTAGGTGAAGGAGACTCATCTAGGAAGATTGTAGAAAAAATCTGCCAAAAGAGTTGGTTAAAGACAGAGAACAACTGCAGACGGATGGAGAGGGTCTTGAAGGTCCAAAACATGCCAAAAAATGTTTCCTGCTTTGAAGAACATAGAGAAACAATGAAGATCAAAGCTAGTAGACTACCCAAAAGGCATCCACGCTGCCTGGTTGACGGGAATGAGCTTTTAATGTTCTACGGCACAACCGTTGTGTGCTCTCTTGGCATGAATAATGACTCTTGTAGCCTGTGCACTTTGGATAACTGTGGCGTATGTCAAGCTTTAAGACATGGATTCTTCGCTAAGAAGGAATGCAATGGCGGGTTAGGTGTTTTTACAACTTCCAGCAGTGAAAGAGCATTAGAATCTATTGAGACAGATGAAGCAGATCGGTCTGTAAGGAAGGCTTTAATGGTGTGCAGAGTAGTGGCCGGGAGAGTTCATAAACCTGGGGAAAGCATTCAAGATATGACTGCCTCAGGGTTCGATTCATTGGCTAGGAAAATGGGTTCTCATTCGAATGTTGAGGAACTCTATGTGCTGAATCCCCAAGCTATCCTACCCTGTTTTGTGGTAATAATAAGTAAAGGATCATTCGTTTAG
- the LOC121264358 gene encoding protein HEAT-STRESS-ASSOCIATED 32, translating to MSAYRWKSFDEDEDRPEKPRRYGVTEMSGPHFTLLSQNVLQDIFESMGQFVDGLKFSGGSHSLMPKSFVKEVTDLAHKHDIYVSTGDWAEHLLRKGPSAFKEYVEECKQLGFDTIELNVGSLGVPEETLLRFVRLIKSAGLKAKPQFAVKFNKSDIPVDGDRAFGAYIAPRPQSTEFVEDVDLLLRRSVRCLEAGADMIMIDADDVCKHADSVRADIIAKIIGRLGLEKTMFEASNPRASEWFINQYGPRVNLFVDHSHLMDLECLRGRNLGKNHASVLGSSYFLF from the exons ATGTCGGCCTACAGATGGAAGAGCTTCGACGAGGACGAGGACCGCCCCGAGAAGCCTCGCCGCTATGGAGTTACGGAGATGAGCGGCCCCCATTTCACCCTCTTAAGCCAAAACGTTCTTCAA GATATCTTTGAGTCTATGGGGCAGTTTGTTGATGGATTGAAGTTCTCCGGAGGTTCTCATAGCCTGATGCCAAAGAGTTTCGTTAAAGAAGTGACTGACTTAGCTCACAAACATGACATATATGTGAGCACGGGGGATTGGGCTGAACACCTGCTTCGCAAAGGTCCATCTGCTTTCAAAGAGTATGTGGAG GAGTGCAAGCAATTGGGGTTTGATACAATTGAGCTGAATGTTGGTTCACTTGGAGTTCCTGAAGAAACTCTTCTAAGATTTGTGCGCTTGATTAAGAGTGCTGGTCTGAAAGCCAAACCTCAGTTTGCAGTGAAGTTTAACAAGTCTGACATTCCTGTGGATGGTGATAGGGCATTTGGAGCTTATATTGCCCCAAGACCTCAATCAACTG AATTTGTTGAAGATGTGGATCTTCTGCTCAGACGGTCAGTGAGATGCTTGGAAGCTGGAGCAGACATGATAATGATTGACGCTGATGATGTCTGCAAGCATGCTGATTCTGTACGGGCTGACATAATTGCTAAGATCATTGGGCGTCTTGGTCTTGAGAAgacaatgtttgaggcatcgaATCCCAGAGCCTCTGAGTGGTTCATTAATCAATATGGTCCCAGG GTGAACCTCTTTGTGGATCACTCTCACTTGATGGATCTTGAATGTCTCCGGGGACGCAACTTGGGTAAAAACCACGCATCTGTCCTCGGAtcctcatattttcttttctaa
- the LOC121264361 gene encoding uncharacterized protein LOC121264361 isoform X2, with protein sequence MSSLCIPNPTLFLFSSSTGALKTLINRARESCLRILSSKMISSKAVTSKKMGKNVGFLVCVFIMVIDSVAGVLGIEAEIIQNKAKHSKVLWMFECREPSYKAFQLGLAAAILLAITHFVAHLFGGCTCIWSKEDYRKSTPNKQLAVVFLLLSWNIGQFKIKKVVWDSTQSNFVYRRDSLLFS encoded by the exons ATGTCATCACTCTGCATTCCTAACCCtactttattcttattttcatcttcaactGGAGCTcttaaaacattaattaatagaGCTAGGGAAAGTTGTCTGCGCATCCTCTCCTCCAAAATGATCTCTAGCAAAGCTGTGACTTcaaaaaaaatggggaaaaacGTGGGCTTCCTCGTCTGCGTCTTCATTATGGTCATCGATTCTGTGGCTGGGGTACTTGGGATTGAGGCTGAAATCATTCAAAACAAG GCGAAACATTCGAAGGTACTTTGGATGTTTGAGTGCAGAGAACCAAGCTACAAGGCTTTCCAGCTAGGGTTGGCTGCTGCTATACTTCTAGCAATTACTCATTTTGTTGCTCACTTGTTTGGTGGGTGCACTTGCATTTGGTCAAAAGAAGATTACCGGAAGTCTACACCTAACAAGCAATTAGCAGTTGTTTTCCTCCTTTTATCCTG GAACATTGGCCAATTCAAGATCAAGAAAGTTGTGTGGGATAGCACACAATCGAATTTTGTTTATCGGAGGGATTCTCTGCTTTTTTCATGA
- the LOC121264361 gene encoding uncharacterized protein LOC121264361 isoform X1 encodes MSSLCIPNPTLFLFSSSTGALKTLINRARESCLRILSSKMISSKAVTSKKMGKNVGFLVCVFIMVIDSVAGVLGIEAEIIQNKAKHSKVLWMFECREPSYKAFQLGLAAAILLAITHFVAHLFGGCTCIWSKEDYRKSTPNKQLAVVFLLLSWIALAVGFSMLIIGTLANSRSRKLCGIAHNRILFIGGILCFFHELFTVAYYVSATAAKKEEKQNRNPPGGPTAQA; translated from the exons ATGTCATCACTCTGCATTCCTAACCCtactttattcttattttcatcttcaactGGAGCTcttaaaacattaattaatagaGCTAGGGAAAGTTGTCTGCGCATCCTCTCCTCCAAAATGATCTCTAGCAAAGCTGTGACTTcaaaaaaaatggggaaaaacGTGGGCTTCCTCGTCTGCGTCTTCATTATGGTCATCGATTCTGTGGCTGGGGTACTTGGGATTGAGGCTGAAATCATTCAAAACAAG GCGAAACATTCGAAGGTACTTTGGATGTTTGAGTGCAGAGAACCAAGCTACAAGGCTTTCCAGCTAGGGTTGGCTGCTGCTATACTTCTAGCAATTACTCATTTTGTTGCTCACTTGTTTGGTGGGTGCACTTGCATTTGGTCAAAAGAAGATTACCGGAAGTCTACACCTAACAAGCAATTAGCAGTTGTTTTCCTCCTTTTATCCTG GATTGCATTAGCCGTTGGATTCTCAATGTTGATCATAGGAACATTGGCCAATTCAAGATCAAGAAAGTTGTGTGGGATAGCACACAATCGAATTTTGTTTATCGGAGGGATTCTCTGCTTTTTTCATGAATTGTTCACAGTTGCCTACTATGTCTCCGCCACTGCcgccaaaaaagaagaaaagcagaACAGAAACCCTCCCGGTGGTCCTACAGCCCAAGCTTAA
- the LOC121264359 gene encoding STOREKEEPER protein-like, producing MAPKRQSHLDDPPAASSSEEEVASSEEEEEEEHEDEEEGSASSEEEAEPTKTSSLPSTPLPDKKAPSKKPDPPLTKPQSSSSGSGSGSESESDSGATANPTVKPIASKPMEDVAPKATTKPRSKPSSTTPARSVASKRPNNETDIKDSSKRAKKKAPEPNTDGAVSPGDSKKSAGEEKKLFQRLWSEDDEIAILKGVLDYTEKRGADPWTDAAAFHEFVKKSLHVDVSKNQLMDKIRRLRKKYKNNAGRGKKGKEPTFSKPHEQKAYELSKKIWGPAEGTGGGGGGGGVEDGNSNGKAASRKNNQKVNTGRSLKDELLAVSPIANKEVEKMDNDGNPGLGSDSLRSLDEVVRFDKNMSVAGLEEGVIKRGLELIGKDKRAELEERWKEVQMAELEVFVKRTELIRDQARLILEAYKAAANDH from the coding sequence ATGGCTCCGAAGCGCCAATCTCATCTGGATGATCCCCCGGCCGCTTCCTCCTCCGAAGAAGAAGTAGCTTcatctgaagaagaagaagaagaagaacatgaggatgaagaagaaggatcTGCTTCTTCCGAAGAAGAAGCTGAACCAACAAAAACATCTTCTTTGCCATCCACTCCTTTACCTGACAAAAAGGCCCCTTCTAAAAAGCCAGACCCTCCTCTAACTAAACCGCAATCTTCTTCGTCCGGATCCGGGTCCGGGTCCGAGTCGGAATCGGACTCCGGAGCCACCGCCAATCCGACTGTCAAGCCGATTGCCTCCAAGCCCATGGAAGACGTGGCCCCGAAGGCGACCACCAAACCCAGATCCAAGCCTTCATCTACTACGCCCGCGAGATCGGTGGCGAGCAAGCGACCGAACAACGAGACCGATATCAAGGACTCGTCGAAGCGGGCCAAGAAGAAAGCTCCGGAACCGAATACGGACGGTGCCGTTTCCCCAGGGGACTCGAAGAAGTCAGCGGGCGAAGAAAAGAAACTCTTCCAGAGGCTGTGGAGCGAGGACGACGAGATTGCGATTCTTAAGGGCGTGCTCGATTACACGGAGAAGAGGGGCGCCGACCCTTGGACCGACGCTGCTGCCTTCCACGAGTTCGTCAAGAAATCTCTGCATGTCGACGTTTCGAAGAACCAGCTGATGGACAAGATCCGGAGGTTGAGAAAGAAGTACAAGAACAACGCCGGCAGAGGAAAGAAGGGCAAGGAGCCCACATTTTCCAAGCCCCACGAGCAGAAGGCGTACGAATTATCGAAGAAAATTTGGGGCCCAGCTGAAGGGactggtggaggaggaggaggaggaggagtagAGGACGGCAACTCTAATGGGAAAGCGGCTAGTAGGAAGAACAATCAGAAAGTTAATACTGGCAGGAGTTTGAAAGATGAACTGCTTGCTGTGTCACCGATTGCAAACAAGGAGGTTGAAAAGATGGATAATGACGGGAATCCGGGTCTGGGTTCGGATTCATTGCGGAGTCTTGATGAGGTGGTTCGGTTTGATAAAAACATGAGTGTGGCGGGTTTGGAAGAGGGCGTGATAAAGAGAGGACTTGAGTTGATCGGGAAAGATAAGAGGGCAGAGTTAGAGGAGAGGTGGAAGGAGGTCCAGATGGCTGAATTGGAGGTTTTCGTGAAGCGGACGGAGCTGATTAGGGACCAGGCGAGGTTGATATTGGAGGCGTACAAGGCGGCGGCAAACGACCATTAG
- the LOC121264362 gene encoding oxygen-evolving enhancer protein 3-2, chloroplastic-like, whose translation MAQAIASMAGLRGSSQAVLDGSLRLSGSTRLNVNGNSRVVAMTRPGLTVRAQQPVPAEPETSRRAVLGLVAAGLASGSFVQAVLAEAKSIKVGPPPPPSGGLPGTLNADEPRDLDLPLKERFFIQPLAPAQAAQRAKESAKDIVGVKELIDKKAWPYVQMDLRLKAEYLRYDLNTVISAKPKDEKKSLKDLTGKLFQDISNLDHAAKIKSTPEAEKYYTATVSSLNTVLSKLG comes from the exons ATGGCCCAAGCTATAGCTTCAATGGCGGGCTTACGCGGTTCATCTCAGGCTGTGTTAGATGGCAGCCTCCGGCTGAGTGGCTCAACCCGCTTGAATGTAAATGGCAACAGCCGAGTTGTGGCCATGACACGGCCGGGGCTGACCGTCAGAGCCCAGCAGCCGGTGCCTGCTGAGCCCGAAACCAGCCGCCGGGCAGTCCTTGGTCTGGTTGCTGCCGGGTTGGCCTCGGGGTCCTTTGTTCAAGCCGTGCTTGCTGAGGCAAAGTCAATCAAGGTGGGCCCTCCTCCCCCACCCTCTGGTGGATTGC CTGGAACTCTAAATGCTGATGAGCCAAGAGACCTTGACCTGCCCTTGAAAGAGAGGTTCTTCATTCAACCGCTGGCCCCAGCACAGGCAGCCCAGAGGGCGAAGGAGTCAGCCAAGGACATTGTTGGCGTGAAGGAGTTGATTGACAAGAAGGCTTGGCCCTACGTGCAGATGGATCTTCGTTTGAAGGCAGAGTATCTTCGATACGACCTTAACACTGTCATTTCTGCTAAGCCAAAGGACGAGAAGAAATCCCTCAAGGACCTCACTGGAAAGCTCTTCCAGGACATTAGCAAT CTGGACCATGCAGCAAAAATTAAGAGCACCCCAGAAGCAGAGAAGTACTATACTGCGACTGTATCTTCCCTGAATACTGTTCTTTCCAAGCTTGGTTAA